A genomic segment from Chitinophaga flava encodes:
- a CDS encoding Bax inhibitor-1/YccA family protein, translating into MALFQSNNPVLKESIFDKAAHAEGATMTIRGTVNKMSFLLIMLMAAAVFSYGEFLRGSSNVLPMVFGGAIGGFIIALVIIFKKEWSGYLAPAYALAEGLFLGAISAMFNASYQGIVIQAVGLTIGTFIAMLVLYRTGVIRATERFKSIVMTATLGIGIFYLIAMVLRLFHIDMPLIHSSGMFGIGFSLIVVSIAALNLILDFDMIEQGAAQGAPKYFEWYASFGLLVTLVWLYLEILRLLSKLNRK; encoded by the coding sequence ATGGCACTGTTTCAATCGAACAACCCTGTATTAAAAGAAAGCATTTTCGACAAGGCTGCTCATGCGGAAGGCGCTACCATGACTATTCGTGGTACAGTTAACAAAATGTCCTTTCTGTTGATCATGCTGATGGCGGCGGCAGTATTTTCCTATGGCGAATTTTTAAGAGGCAGCTCCAATGTATTACCGATGGTATTCGGTGGTGCAATTGGTGGCTTTATCATAGCGCTTGTTATCATATTCAAAAAAGAATGGTCCGGTTATCTGGCCCCTGCCTATGCACTGGCAGAAGGACTTTTCCTTGGTGCTATTTCCGCCATGTTTAATGCAAGTTACCAAGGCATCGTTATTCAGGCTGTAGGGCTTACTATCGGCACTTTCATTGCCATGCTGGTATTATACCGCACAGGTGTTATCAGAGCCACAGAGCGCTTTAAATCCATTGTAATGACCGCTACGCTGGGTATTGGTATCTTTTACCTGATTGCAATGGTGCTGCGTTTGTTCCATATCGATATGCCTCTGATCCACAGCAGCGGAATGTTTGGTATTGGCTTCTCCCTGATAGTGGTAAGCATTGCCGCATTAAACCTGATCCTCGATTTTGATATGATTGAGCAAGGTGCTGCACAAGGTGCTCCCAAATATTTTGAGTGGTACGCTTCTTTCGGCCTGCTGGTGACCCTGGTATGGCTGTACCTCGAAATACTGCG
- a CDS encoding 2-oxoacid:acceptor oxidoreductase subunit alpha encodes MPNTSIQQLDDVVIKFAGDSGDGMQLTGSQFSNNTALIGNDLSTFPDFPAEIRAPQGTLAGVSGFQLHFSSNRIFTPGDACDVLVAMNAAALKANLKGLKKGGIIIANTDGFDNKNLRLANYPEGVNPLEDGSLVNYQVHTMDVTKMTREALKDTSLGMKEKDRAKNMFVLGFLYWLYDRNMENTETFLRDKFGKKPEILESNLRVLHAGYNFADTVEAFTTRYRVEKARMEPGTYRSITGNTALAYGLVAASQKANLPMFLGTYPITPASDILHELSRLKNFGIRTFQAEDEIAGITSAIGASYGGHMGITTTSGPGMALKGEAMGLAVMLEIPLLIIDIQRGGPSTGLPTKTEQSDLLQAYYGRNGECPMPIISASTPADCFDAIFEAFRISVQHMTPVIFLSDGYIANGAEPWRFPKSADLPAIEVKFKKQLEEGEEHFLPYHRDENLVRPWAVPGTPGLEHRIGGLEKQNITGNVSYDPENHQLMVKIRQEKVDKIAEHIPLQKIEVGPEKGKVLVLGWGSTFGAIKSAVLDLLAEGHQVAHAHIRHMRPFPKNLGEILHSYDKVLIPEINNGQLIKIIRDQYLIDAQGYHKIMGVPITKSELVTRIKEML; translated from the coding sequence ATGCCTAATACTTCGATTCAACAACTGGATGACGTAGTGATAAAATTTGCAGGCGACAGTGGAGATGGGATGCAGTTGACCGGTAGCCAGTTTTCCAATAATACCGCTTTGATTGGGAATGACCTGAGTACTTTTCCGGACTTCCCGGCCGAAATACGGGCCCCGCAGGGTACCCTGGCAGGGGTGAGCGGATTCCAGCTTCATTTTTCTTCCAACAGGATATTTACCCCAGGAGATGCCTGCGATGTGCTGGTAGCCATGAACGCCGCCGCGCTGAAGGCTAATCTGAAAGGGCTCAAAAAGGGCGGTATCATCATTGCCAATACAGACGGCTTCGATAATAAAAACCTCCGGCTGGCCAACTACCCGGAAGGGGTGAACCCGCTGGAAGACGGCTCTCTCGTCAATTATCAGGTGCACACCATGGACGTGACCAAAATGACCAGGGAAGCACTGAAAGATACCAGTCTGGGTATGAAAGAGAAAGACCGCGCCAAAAACATGTTTGTGCTGGGCTTCCTCTATTGGTTGTATGACCGTAATATGGAGAATACCGAAACCTTCCTCCGGGATAAATTCGGTAAAAAACCGGAGATCCTGGAGAGCAACCTGCGGGTACTGCATGCCGGCTACAACTTTGCCGATACGGTAGAAGCTTTCACCACCCGTTACCGTGTGGAAAAAGCACGTATGGAACCAGGTACCTACCGCAGCATCACCGGTAATACCGCCCTGGCTTATGGCCTGGTGGCTGCCTCTCAGAAGGCTAACCTGCCGATGTTCCTGGGTACCTATCCCATTACACCGGCTTCTGATATCCTCCACGAACTGAGCCGTCTGAAGAACTTCGGTATCCGTACCTTCCAGGCGGAAGACGAAATTGCTGGTATTACCTCCGCTATTGGCGCCTCCTATGGTGGCCATATGGGTATAACCACTACCTCCGGTCCGGGTATGGCACTGAAAGGTGAAGCAATGGGTCTGGCAGTTATGCTGGAAATCCCCCTGCTGATTATTGATATTCAGCGTGGTGGTCCTTCTACTGGTCTTCCTACCAAAACAGAACAATCAGACCTCCTGCAGGCTTATTATGGCCGTAACGGTGAATGTCCGATGCCTATCATATCTGCGTCCACGCCGGCAGACTGCTTTGATGCTATCTTCGAAGCTTTCCGCATCTCCGTGCAGCATATGACCCCCGTTATCTTCCTGAGCGACGGCTACATCGCCAATGGTGCTGAACCCTGGCGTTTCCCGAAAAGTGCCGACCTCCCTGCCATTGAAGTGAAATTCAAAAAGCAGCTGGAAGAAGGAGAGGAACATTTCCTGCCTTACCATCGCGATGAAAACCTGGTACGTCCCTGGGCTGTGCCTGGTACACCAGGACTGGAACACCGCATCGGTGGCCTGGAAAAACAGAATATCACCGGTAACGTTAGCTACGATCCTGAAAACCACCAGCTTATGGTGAAAATCCGTCAGGAAAAAGTAGATAAAATCGCCGAGCATATTCCTTTACAGAAAATCGAAGTAGGTCCCGAAAAAGGTAAAGTACTGGTACTCGGTTGGGGATCCACCTTTGGCGCCATTAAAAGCGCAGTGCTCGATCTGCTGGCTGAAGGTCACCAGGTGGCACACGCTCATATCCGCCATATGCGCCCCTTCCCTAAGAACCTGGGCGAAATCCTCCACAGCTACGATAAAGTACTGATCCCGGAAATCAACAACGGTCAACTGATCAAGATTATTCGCGACCAATACCTGATCGATGCACAGGGATACCACAAAATCATGGGTGTGCCCATCACTAAAAGTGAGCTCGTCACTCGTATTAAGGAAATGTTATAA
- a CDS encoding DUF6134 family protein, with the protein MKYLFRVLLSIAIVAVLYLQTQAQTTTFEVRVANHAVGTLEAHRKVSGSAKSITIKTRVQTFLARVNTDIFNEYNNNVLTLAKSSRVAGKNGEDKETTTRRNGNDYTIVLNGEKSVMDNTEIDHCVADLYFTEPKQLSRIFSEALGRFLTIRSLGGGQYELVLPEGKKNIYKYMNGVLVEVEVNHTFGRAVLVRNS; encoded by the coding sequence ATGAAATACCTTTTTCGCGTATTGTTAAGCATTGCTATTGTGGCTGTATTGTACCTTCAGACACAGGCCCAGACAACCACTTTTGAGGTCCGGGTTGCCAATCATGCTGTAGGGACACTGGAAGCACATCGTAAGGTAAGTGGCAGTGCCAAAAGCATCACTATTAAAACACGTGTCCAGACATTTCTGGCCAGGGTTAATACGGACATCTTCAATGAGTACAACAACAATGTGCTCACACTTGCCAAATCCTCCCGGGTAGCGGGTAAAAACGGAGAAGATAAGGAAACTACCACACGTCGTAACGGTAACGACTATACGATTGTGTTAAACGGTGAAAAATCTGTGATGGATAATACAGAGATTGATCACTGTGTGGCAGACCTTTATTTTACAGAACCTAAACAGCTGTCCCGTATCTTCTCAGAAGCCCTGGGACGCTTTCTCACCATCCGTTCACTGGGAGGTGGTCAATATGAGCTGGTGTTGCCGGAAGGGAAGAAAAATATCTACAAATACATGAATGGGGTGCTGGTGGAAGTAGAGGTCAACCACACCTTTGGGAGAGCGGTGCTGGTAAGAAACAGCTGA
- a CDS encoding Gfo/Idh/MocA family protein, whose translation MAKIAMLGSGFIGRFYADSLQGQRSRDKIVSIYSRREESAKKFAADYDVAHWTVDMEEAIARPEVEVVCISLPNNLHEAAVLLCCKHKKAVICTKPLGRNAQEAKRMLEAVEKAGIFHGYLEDLVYTPKFLKALQSVKAGALGRILWAKSRETHPGPHSEWFWDKEQAGGGCILDLGCHCVEIGRSFIGKDIRPVEVMCWADTQVKPIDAEDHAIGLVKYENGAIGQFEVSWTFRGGLDLRDEVMGTEGTIWLNNFLRTGFDMFTTGKGADYVAEKAESNSGWLFPVGDELNELGYNHMFTDMFNAMESGTAPHETFYDGYVVNAILDAAYKSAASKKWEPVHLEIWRGQEGVTKAQTLNDYNDQYYLVKEEMTHFGAKKLILKDKETGQIIEKTVS comes from the coding sequence ATGGCAAAGATCGCAATGCTTGGCTCGGGCTTTATCGGGCGCTTTTATGCTGATTCCCTGCAGGGACAAAGAAGCAGGGATAAAATCGTGAGTATCTATTCCCGCCGGGAAGAGAGCGCGAAAAAGTTTGCTGCCGACTATGACGTGGCACACTGGACGGTGGATATGGAAGAAGCAATTGCCCGTCCGGAGGTAGAAGTAGTTTGTATATCGCTTCCCAACAACCTGCACGAAGCTGCTGTGCTGCTCTGTTGCAAGCATAAAAAGGCGGTGATCTGTACCAAACCGCTGGGCCGTAATGCCCAGGAAGCCAAAAGGATGCTGGAAGCGGTGGAAAAAGCCGGTATCTTCCACGGTTACCTGGAAGACCTGGTATATACACCCAAGTTCCTTAAAGCGCTGCAGAGCGTGAAAGCCGGCGCTTTAGGCCGTATACTCTGGGCCAAGTCGAGAGAAACTCACCCCGGCCCGCACAGCGAATGGTTTTGGGACAAGGAACAGGCCGGTGGTGGCTGTATCCTCGATCTGGGCTGTCATTGCGTGGAGATAGGCCGTAGCTTTATCGGGAAAGACATCAGACCGGTAGAAGTCATGTGCTGGGCAGACACACAAGTAAAACCAATCGACGCAGAAGATCATGCCATCGGGCTGGTGAAATACGAAAACGGCGCTATCGGCCAGTTTGAAGTAAGCTGGACATTCCGTGGTGGCCTGGACCTCCGTGATGAAGTGATGGGCACGGAAGGTACTATCTGGCTCAATAACTTCCTGCGTACCGGCTTCGATATGTTCACTACCGGTAAGGGCGCCGACTATGTGGCGGAGAAAGCTGAAAGCAATTCAGGCTGGCTGTTTCCGGTAGGCGACGAGCTGAATGAACTGGGATACAATCACATGTTCACGGATATGTTTAACGCGATGGAAAGTGGCACTGCTCCGCATGAAACCTTCTATGATGGTTATGTGGTGAATGCCATCCTCGATGCCGCCTATAAAAGCGCTGCATCCAAAAAGTGGGAACCGGTACACCTGGAAATATGGCGTGGCCAGGAAGGTGTTACCAAAGCCCAGACACTCAATGACTACAATGACCAATACTATCTTGTGAAGGAAGAGATGACCCATTTCGGGGCTAAAAAACTGATCCTGAAAGACAAGGAAACAGGACAGATCATTGAAAAAACAGTCTCCTGA